CAAGGCGTCAACACCAATCTGTTCAGCCTGCCCCTTTCGCACAAAGTCGAATCCACCGATATCGAACTGGCGAACCTGCCTCAATCATGGAACGACGCGTTGAATGAAGGCATCGCCGTTGACTCGCTTGAAGAGGCGAAAAGCCACGTCACCATGATCAGGAAAGAGGCCAAAACTCTCCAGACCTCGAAGAAAAAGAACCCACCGTTGCCATGGGAACCCGTAGCCCCAGTCATGGTTCGCCCCAATAGCGACAAGCCGGATGATGCCGACACCGAAGCCGTGCAACCGGTAGATGTCTCCACAACCGTAGATGGCGCTTCGTTAGCGGCGATACCTACAACCGCCAGCGCAGAGGCGGCGAGCGCATGATCGCCACCCGCTTCCGTCAAATCGGCCTGCTGCTGTTCGCCATCGCGATCAGCGGCATCGCCTTTTTCCAGCTCTTCGCACGCGTCTATAACGGTTTCCCTGCCAACCTGGTCACTGCCCTTGTAGCAGTCACGGTGCTGTTCATCGTACTTTGGGCGCTGCTGCTGAAATTCCAGCCCTACGCAAGCCAGCAAATCCTGCCGTGCGTGCTGCTACTGACGGCTATCGGCACGATGATGATCGCCCGCATCGATTACACGAAAAACACCACCGTGGCCTACCGCCAGCTGATCTGGGTGTGCGTCGCACTGGTGCTGACATGCATTTTCATTATCGCGCTGCGCGATTACCGCGTATTACGTCGCTTTTCATATGTGAGCATGATCGTTGGCCTGGTATTGTTGCTCTCCCCTATGATTCCGGGTCTCGGCAAGGAAATCGGCGGCGCTCGCATCTGGATCGGCTTCGGCTCGCACACCTTGCAACCTGGCGAGTTCGCGAAGCTTTTCCTCGCTTTCTTCTTCGCAGCCTATCTTTTCAACCATCGCGACCAGTTGGCCGTCGGCGGTAAGAAAGTGGTCGGCCTGCAGCTTCCCCGCATGCGTGACATGGGCCCGCTGATTCTGGTGTGGTTCGCCTCCATCGGGGTGTTGGTGGTCCAGCACGATCTCGGTACCTCGCTGATGTTCTTCGCCATGTTCGTCTCGATGCTTTACGTGGCAACCGGACGCGGCAGCTGGCTTATCATCGGCGGCATCGCGTTCGTCGTCGCGGCTGTGTTTTCGGTCAAGTTCTTCGCACACGTCGGCTATCGTGTCGACGGCTGGTTGCATCCCTTCGACACCGCGGTTTACAACCGCAAGTACGGCAGCTCCTACCAGTTGGTCACGGGCATCTTCGGCCTTGCCTCTGGAGGTCTCCTCGGCACTGGTATCGGACAAGGGCACCCCGGACTCACCCCGCTCGGCAATTCCGATTTCATTTATTCTTCTCTCGGTGAGGAACTTGGCCTGACCGGTTTGATGGCGATTCTGATGCTCTATCTGATCATCATCACCTCCGGCCTGCTCACGGCCATGAAAATCAAGGACGGTTTCGGCAAGCTTCTCGCTTCCGGACTCGTTTTCACCATGGCTTTCCAGGTATTCACCGTGGTCGGCGGCCTCACGCTGGTCATTCCGATGACGGGTCTGACGCTGCCATATATGGCTGCCGGCGGTTCGTCACTGGTTGCGAACTATATTCTTGCGGCTCTTCTCATCGTGATTTCCAACGAGGCCAACAAGCCGGAACCCGAGAGCGAACTTTCCAACACCATGCAGTACGAGGCGATGGAGGCGCTCAACGAGCGCAGCGCACAGAAAAAACGCAACGAAGCCAGACATTCACATTCACGCTCGCGTTCGGACGAAGACGAACCCTCGACTTCGAGCTTCCCCGTGGCAATGTCCCCGTCATCCTCACCGCGTTCCGCCGCATCGGATCCCCAGGCAGGAGGCAAACGATGAACAAATACCTTCGCCAGCTTTTCACCGCCGTCGTCGTCCTCTTCACGATTTTGGGGCTTTCGAGCACCATGATCACGGCCGTCCGCGCCAACAAGCTCAACAACGATCCGCGTAACCAGCGCGGACTCTACCACGAATTCAATGCTCCCCGAGGATCGATACTCGCTTCTGATGGCACCGTCATGGCCAAATCCGACCCGGTCAACGATCCGTTCGACTACCAACGCTCGTATTCCAACGGTCCACTCTACGCGCCCGTGACCGGCTATTTCTCCATCAGCCAGCGTGCCGACCGCGGCATCGAGGATTCCCGCAACAGGCTCCTGACCGGCGAATCCAACCAGCTTTTCTGGCAGCAATTCAAGTCGCTCTTCACCGGCTCGGCCAACAAGGGCGCCTCCATCGAGACCTCCATCGATCCCAAACTCCAGACCACCGCCTATGAGCAACTGGACGGCAAAAGCGGGTCCGCGGTAGCACTTGACCCCAAGACCAACCGCATTCTGGCGATGGTTTCAACGCCGAGTTACGACCCGAATGTGCTCGCCAGCCACGACACGACGAAAGTCAACCAGGATTATGCGCGTCTCACCAGCGACGATTCGAATCCGATGCTCAACCGCGCGATTTCCGAACTCTACCCACCGGGATCCAGCTTCAAGACGGTCGTTGCCACCGCAGCGTTGGAAAGCGGCAAATACCAAACGAATTCCGAGATTCCGGCGGGCGCAAGCTATACATTGCCCAATACCAATACACAGCTGACCAACGCCACGATTTCGGGAAACGGCGGCGCAGAAGGCAAGCTGTCGCTGGAAGACGCCTTCGCATATTCTTCCAATACCGCATTCGCCCAGCTTGGCGGCGCGGTCGGCGCCCAGGCCATCTCTGACACAGCCAAGAAGTTCGGCTTCGATTCCTCCATCCCCATAGACGGGTCCAATTCCACAGGCGATCCCATGCAGGCCATTGCTTCGAAATTCCCCGAAAATCCGGCCCCAGACCGCCTCGCGCTGGCCTCAATCGGGCAGGGCGATACCCAAGAGACCCCGTTGCAGAACGCGATGATCGCCTCGGCCGTCGCCAACGGCGGGACGCTGATGCGCCCGACACTAGTCGACCGCGTACGTTCCAGCGACCTCACCGTGATTTCGCAAACCACCCCGAGTGTGATGAGCCAGCCGATGAGCAAGGATACAGCGAACAAACTAACCGAGATGATGAAGGCCGTCATCACGAAAGAAGACCCCAATCTCGCGATTCCCGGAGTCTCCGTCGCCGCGAAAACCGGTACTGCGCAGATCGGCGTGGGCAACCAGGCCAACGACGGCTGGATCATCGGCTTCGCGCCCGCCGACGACCCGAAAATCGCGGTCGCCGTGGTCGTTCATAATACAGATATGGCCGGCGGCGACATAGCAGGACCAATCATGAAGGCGATAATGAGGGAGGCACTGGGCAAATGAAGCTCGTTGAAGGTCAACTAATTCACAACCGGTACCGCCTCGATCGCCGGCTCGCACAAGGCGGGATGGGCGAAGTCTGGAAAGGCTACGACATCCAGCTAAATCGCGTGGTCGCCATCAAAGCGTTGCGCGGGGACCTCACCGACGTGGAGGCCAAGCGGCGCAGGCTGCGCATCGAAGCGCATAATTCCGCCGATTTGGCCCATCCGAATATCGCGGCGCTTTTCGATTATTATGAGCACGACGGCATCGGCTTCTTGATTATGGAGTACGTCGACAGCGATTCGCTGGCCGATCTGTACCGTGAAAAAGGCGCGATGGACCCGCTCGAGCTGCTGCCGATTCTGGTGCAGGTCGCGCGCGGGCTTTACGTCGCACACTCTCATGGTGTAATACATCGTGATGTGAAGCCCGCCAATATCATGGTTTCCAAAGACGGCGAGGTCAAGATCACCGATTTTGGCGTCTCCTATTCCACCAACCAGGCACAGATCACGCAGGACGGCATGGTCGTCGGTACCGCGCAATACATTTCGCCGGAGCAGGCACAGGGAAAGAAGGCGACGCCGCAGTCCGACATCTATTCGCTGGGCGTGGTGGCCTACGAAGGACTGTGCGGGCACCGTCCGTTTACCGGGGCCACGCCGGTCGACATTGCGGCCGCGCATGTAAACGACGCCGTGCCTCCACTGCCGGACACCGTCGACGTGCAGCTGGCACAGTTCGTGATGTCGATGCTCGCCAAAGATCCACGCGACCGGCCGAAGGATGCGCTGGTCGTCTCCCGCACGCTTTCGCATATCGAGCGTCGGCTTTTCGATCAGGAAGCGTCGTTTAGCGAGACCACGATGGTCTCTCGCGACGGCCGTATCGCGCGCCGCGTGGTCAGCGCCCCTTATTCTTCCGACGGTTCGGTGTCAGGAAGCCCTGCCGTCTCACCGAACCGCAAAGCATTCAGCGCGACCACGGCCGCAGCCCCAGCCTCAGATAATGCCAACGAAGGCCATGCCGCTGGAAACACTCTCAGCGACATTATTGCCAATACCGAAATCGATGACAACACTCTGGGCAGCGAAACCCGCAATGTCATCATCAATGGCGATGCAGATGCCGACAAAAACGGCAAAGCCGCGAGCCACCGGGCCGATACCCAGACCGACGATGTGGACAAAATCGCTACAGGCGACGAGACCGAAACCAAGGCGGAAGCCGAGCCTGACATCAATAATGAATTTTCTCCAGCCGCTCAGAGTGCAATACAAACGATGACACAGACGTTGCGAGCTATCACAGACTATAAGATTCCCGCGATTCGGACTGACGGCAGCCAATCCGTCGACGACAAGCCACCTCAATCGCCTTCGCAAACCGAGACTGAGTCCAAGACCGAAGGCAAAGAAGCGAGCGCAGGCGCAAGCGACGCATCGGCTTCCTCACCTATAACTTCAAACATCAATCCAACGAACCTGGACGACGGAACCGAAACAACACCCGACGTCACTGATTCGTCACAGTCCTCTTCAGCCGCTGCCGAAACCAACGTTCCGGTCACCGAAGTCAACGACCAGGCAGCGAACACTGAAAACCGGAAGGAGCAGCAATGAGCACCAATATGCCAACATCACTGGCAGATGGACGTTATCAGCTGGGTCAACTGATCGGACGCGGCGGCATGGCCGAGGTCCACATCGCCCAAGACACCCGTCTGGGGCGCGTTGTCGCAGTGAAAATCATGCGTTCCGACCTTGCCAACGACGACATTTTCCTCAAGCGGTTCGCCCGCGAGGCGCATTCCGTCGCGCAAATGAACAATGTCAACATCGTCAACATCTACGATTCCGGCGAAGAGACCATCACCACCGAAGACGGCAACACTGAGCGCGTGCCGTACATCGTCATGGAGTACGTCAAGGGCCAAACCCTGCGCGACATCATCAAAGCAAACGGCCCGCTGAGCCAGCGTGACGCCGAACAGGTGATGTTGGGCGTTTTGAACGCGCTTGATTACTCGCATCGAATGGGAATTATCCACCGCGATATCAAGCCCGGCAACATCATGATTAGCGAGCAGGGCATGGTCAAGGTCATGGACTTCGGCATTGCCCGTGCACTCGATGATTCCGTAGCCACAATGACGCAATCGCAAGGTGTGGTCGGCACTGCGCAATACCTCTCCCCGGAACAGGCCCGCGGCGAGACCGTCGACATGCGTTCCGACCTCTATTCAGCCGGCTGCGTGCTCTACGAAATGCTCACCGGACGTGCGCCCTTCACAGGCGATTCGGCCGTGGCCATCGCCTACCAGCATGTTTCGGAAGTCGCCACCCCGCCCAGCGCCATCGTTCCAGGCCTGCCCAAGATGTGGGACCAGATCTGCGCGAAGGCCATGGCCAAGGATCGGCAGAACCGTTACGCGACGGCCGCCGAGTTCCGCAATGATATCCTCACTTACATGAACGGCGGTATTCCGGTTGCAGCCGCGTTCAACCCGTTGACCGACCTCGCCAACATGAAGGAACGCAAACAGGCCGAACAGACCGCTGCCACCGAAGCGATGAACCCTGTCGAGACCACGGCAACGCAGGCCTTCGACCCGCTGACCGGCACTTACGGCAATACAGCGGCCACACAGCTGGCTCCGAGCACCGGCACCGCGCTCAAGTCGCGTGCGGAGAAAGCTGCGGAGCAGAAGGCGAAAAAGAAAAAGAAGATTATCATCGGCTCGGTGATTGGAGCCGTTGTCGCCATTCTTGCCATCGTGGGCATCGTCTACGGCGTCACCCACATGAAGAAGCCGGAAATGGTCACCGTTCCGACCTTCAATTCCACCACCACCCAAGCACGCGCCGAGGAACAGCTCAACCAAGTTGGACTGAAGATGAAGGTGGAACAAGACACGGATTCAAATGAGCCCAAGGGCACATTCACCAAGCAGAGCCCTTCCGGCAATGCCAAGGCCCCCAAGGGTTCAACCGTCAAGGTCTGGTTCTCCGCCGGACCGCAGGCAGGCCAAGTGCCCGATGTTAAGGGCAAATCGGTGGAGGACGCCAAGGCCATCTTGAAGAAGGCCGGGTTCAAGGTATCCCCGGCCACGCAGACCGAAGACAGCCCGGACGTGGCGCAAGGCATGGTCACACGCACTGACCCGGCAGGCGGCTCTGCTACGGACAAGGGCACGTCGTTGATGCTCTACGTCTCCTCCGGCATGGCCAAGGTTCCCGACGTCACCGGTCAGCAGCAGGATCAGGCGCTGAACCAGCTCAAGGCGTTCACCGTCGTCGTGCAGCAGGAGGCTTCCGACACCGTGAACCAGGGTCTTGTCACGCGAACTGACCCAGCGGCCGGCTCCAGCCTCGCACAGAAGGGCAACATCACCGTCTACGTCTCCTCCGGCAAGCCGAAAGTGTCAGTACCCGACGTTGGCATTGGCAACAAGCCAACTGTCGCCCAAGTCAGGGAACAGCTCAAGGCTGCCGGATTCAACGTCAATCCCGCCACCGGCAGCGATGATCTTACAGTCATCGGCATCTCTCCA
The window above is part of the Bifidobacterium sp. ESL0732 genome. Proteins encoded here:
- the pknB gene encoding Stk1 family PASTA domain-containing Ser/Thr kinase, with protein sequence MSTNMPTSLADGRYQLGQLIGRGGMAEVHIAQDTRLGRVVAVKIMRSDLANDDIFLKRFAREAHSVAQMNNVNIVNIYDSGEETITTEDGNTERVPYIVMEYVKGQTLRDIIKANGPLSQRDAEQVMLGVLNALDYSHRMGIIHRDIKPGNIMISEQGMVKVMDFGIARALDDSVATMTQSQGVVGTAQYLSPEQARGETVDMRSDLYSAGCVLYEMLTGRAPFTGDSAVAIAYQHVSEVATPPSAIVPGLPKMWDQICAKAMAKDRQNRYATAAEFRNDILTYMNGGIPVAAAFNPLTDLANMKERKQAEQTAATEAMNPVETTATQAFDPLTGTYGNTAATQLAPSTGTALKSRAEKAAEQKAKKKKKIIIGSVIGAVVAILAIVGIVYGVTHMKKPEMVTVPTFNSTTTQARAEEQLNQVGLKMKVEQDTDSNEPKGTFTKQSPSGNAKAPKGSTVKVWFSAGPQAGQVPDVKGKSVEDAKAILKKAGFKVSPATQTEDSPDVAQGMVTRTDPAGGSATDKGTSLMLYVSSGMAKVPDVTGQQQDQALNQLKAFTVVVQQEASDTVNQGLVTRTDPAAGSSLAQKGNITVYVSSGKPKVSVPDVGIGNKPTVAQVREQLKAAGFNVNPATGSDDLTVIGISPTAGTQASKGDTITLSTQAPAPTTGTNNGSSGGSASGGQTSGNGR
- a CDS encoding FtsW/RodA/SpoVE family cell cycle protein; the protein is MIATRFRQIGLLLFAIAISGIAFFQLFARVYNGFPANLVTALVAVTVLFIVLWALLLKFQPYASQQILPCVLLLTAIGTMMIARIDYTKNTTVAYRQLIWVCVALVLTCIFIIALRDYRVLRRFSYVSMIVGLVLLLSPMIPGLGKEIGGARIWIGFGSHTLQPGEFAKLFLAFFFAAYLFNHRDQLAVGGKKVVGLQLPRMRDMGPLILVWFASIGVLVVQHDLGTSLMFFAMFVSMLYVATGRGSWLIIGGIAFVVAAVFSVKFFAHVGYRVDGWLHPFDTAVYNRKYGSSYQLVTGIFGLASGGLLGTGIGQGHPGLTPLGNSDFIYSSLGEELGLTGLMAILMLYLIIITSGLLTAMKIKDGFGKLLASGLVFTMAFQVFTVVGGLTLVIPMTGLTLPYMAAGGSSLVANYILAALLIVISNEANKPEPESELSNTMQYEAMEALNERSAQKKRNEARHSHSRSRSDEDEPSTSSFPVAMSPSSSPRSAASDPQAGGKR
- a CDS encoding penicillin-binding protein 2: MNKYLRQLFTAVVVLFTILGLSSTMITAVRANKLNNDPRNQRGLYHEFNAPRGSILASDGTVMAKSDPVNDPFDYQRSYSNGPLYAPVTGYFSISQRADRGIEDSRNRLLTGESNQLFWQQFKSLFTGSANKGASIETSIDPKLQTTAYEQLDGKSGSAVALDPKTNRILAMVSTPSYDPNVLASHDTTKVNQDYARLTSDDSNPMLNRAISELYPPGSSFKTVVATAALESGKYQTNSEIPAGASYTLPNTNTQLTNATISGNGGAEGKLSLEDAFAYSSNTAFAQLGGAVGAQAISDTAKKFGFDSSIPIDGSNSTGDPMQAIASKFPENPAPDRLALASIGQGDTQETPLQNAMIASAVANGGTLMRPTLVDRVRSSDLTVISQTTPSVMSQPMSKDTANKLTEMMKAVITKEDPNLAIPGVSVAAKTGTAQIGVGNQANDGWIIGFAPADDPKIAVAVVVHNTDMAGGDIAGPIMKAIMREALGK